From Astyanax mexicanus isolate ESR-SI-001 chromosome 13, AstMex3_surface, whole genome shotgun sequence, the proteins below share one genomic window:
- the dnmt3bb.3 gene encoding DNA (cytosine-5-)-methyltransferase beta, duplicate b.3, producing the protein MKGKPEIKTLEALDSFSCSQATMGFISKHWPAFSASVDSPVSNSTAKLVLGRSYPSDITTSCIHDPYCLYLYNGVELLEGETGSVILIGYFDQIVGRRQVRLLDVIQPTEKTSATLFTCILETLKKFKIPAANLAVFYSNDPDPAELISSLQALNPATVFLCSLTDLPGRVCHSGIMTMELSEQIQDLLKNIHQHFTSLPASLKEQLSSMEDSNFTASLTSSCSLLRTVVYKVSILWPDLVQYFNSLDATDNVKEVCGLLNDQCLKLTFLFLSHALKPLCELQESWDRDEDLRKVLQDAFGLVQLYASSYLQPKAMEQFLGRRNVQPKGDWMKHLPREEVKLGVQVTEYLRQNTAKLTDPLDLFYKSAVSFYKAVSFSIVKSLPLSDSVLRTVALILSAEGKLKVTGKSVVDLGTVFGANDDNLLTDEFLEYQFAERENCTAQTVEQYWKAELRIMGTNSIFRKLILKLLALPVTLRMESIFAQVFKSVGDEVLPKREVSEEMMQDNDDGDEEDATDSSSYKSAPSHPLTPETPDVIDLRDDDEVMITNITTLSTARQARWGKKGKPLVSDPIIIDDETDEDQSDDDDDDDDDDSSDDEAENDSDETDDDVMWIDNPEPVRTLVEDITSTSVKEEMESLFQVGEGFAPGEMVWAQIDGLTMWPGLVQEWTTKKKGVCKIVRFGDSMVSKTQAESLRPYSAFSQCFCTNSFATVTTYKEAVFHSLQVAANRSGTVFSLDSDSDTELLCVLLDWAFGGFKPAGPNAFKPRAKYNAMASLENECRKSFSWSSKKAKAETRVRKTQRCWKSRYLFSLKEVSVCLENISKSVDLQNGWLDLRDKEVSKKLRWKEHSSHTARSVKLPLPDRRSAPKKQKYVPKYKDQNKDQNKNLYLREQKNKEYSRHEMVHKVLVEGRNIEDFCLSCGTGHVEVLHPLFEGSLCLNCKNNFTETLYRYDDDGYQSYCTVCCAGLEVILCGHHSCCRSFCLDCVDILVGKGTFNKLKDLDPWICYLCAPESSSGALKPRNDWSIRVQSFFANDSAMAFEPHRVYPSIPANLRRPIRVLSLFDGISTGYLVLRDLGFKVEKYVASEVDDESIAVSIVNHEGKITQVDDVRRITKQHIDEWGPFDLLIGGSPCNDLSIVNPARKGLFEGTGRLFFDYYRLLNMMKPKEDDPRPFFWLFENVVFMNTRDKLDICRFLECNPVLVDAVKVSPAHRARYFWGNIPGMNRPITASQKDKLTLQECLEPGRTAKYVKIRTITTRTNSLKQGANDRDFPITSNGKDDGIWITEMEKIFGFPKHYTDVKNMGRLQRQKVLGKSWSVPVIRHLFAPLKDYFACDEVLSKNGEL; encoded by the exons ATGAAGGGTAAACCAGAGATAAAGACTCTTGAAGCCTTGGACTCCTTCTCCTGCAGTCAGGCAACAATGGGTTTCATCagtaaacactggccagcattctCAGCCAGTGTCGACTCACCTGTTTCAAACAGCACAGCCAAGCTAGTGCTGGGCAGGTCGTACCCCAGTGATATAACAACCTCCTGCATTCATGATCCTTATTGTCTTTACCTGTATAATGGAGTGGAGCTACTGGAAGGGGAGACGGGTAGTGTAATCCTTATAGGATATTTTGATCAAATAGTTGGAAGGAGACAAGTCAGGCTGCTTGATGTCATCCAGCCTACAGAAAAGACGAGTGCTACTTTGTTTACCTGCATATTGGAGACACTGAAGAAGTTTAAAATCCCTGCAGCAAATCTGGCAGTGTTTTATTCCAATGATCCAGACCCTGCAGAGCTTATTTCTAGCCTGCAAGCTCTGAATCCAGCTACTGTGTTTCTTTGTAGCCTCACTGATCTCCCAGGACGAGTTTGTCACAGTGGAATCATGACGATGGAGCTGTCCGAGCAAATCCAGGACCTTCTCAAAAACATTCACCAACACTTTACCTCCCTTCCTGCCTCTCTGAAGGAACAACTCAGCAGTATGGAGGACTCAAACTTCACTGCATCCTTGACATCCAGTTGTTCGCTCTTGAGGACAGTAGTCTATAAAGTGAGCATACTTTGGCCAGATTTAGTGCAATACTTCAATTCACTAGATGCTACTGACAATGTAAAGGAAGTTTGTGGCCTTCTCAATGATCAGTGCCTAAAATTGACCTTCTTGTTTCTTAGTCACGCTCTAAAACCTCTCTGCGAGTTACAAGAAAGCTGGGATCGTGACGAAGATTTGAGAAAAGTCCTCCAAGATGCATTTGGCTTAGTTCAGCTTTACGCATCCAGCTACTTGCAGCCTAAAGCCATGGAACAGTTCCTTGGGAGAAGAAATGTGCAACCCAAAGGTGACTGGATGAAACATCTCCCAAGAGAAGAGGTGAAGCTTGGTGTGCAGGTGACCGAGTATCTTCGACAGAATACAGCCAAGCTGACTGATCCCTTAGATCTCTTCTATAAGAGCGCAGTCTCCTTCTACAAGGCAGTCTCTTTCAGTATTGTCAAAAGTTTGCCACTGTCTGATTCTGTCCTGAGAACAGTGGCTCTCATATTAAGCGCAGAAGGAAAGCTGAAGGTCACTGGAAAATCTGTAGTTGATTTAGGTACCGTGTTTGGGGCAAACGATGATAACTTGTTAACGGATGAGTTTTTGGAGTACCAGTTTGCTGAGAGGGAAAACTGTACAGCTCAAACAGTGGAGCAGTACTGGAAGGCGGAGCTGAGGATAATGGGAACAAATTCCATTTTTCGAAAGCTGATCCTAAAACTCTTGGCCCTGCCTGTAACCTTGAGAATGGAAAGCATTTTTGCACAA GTGTTTAAGAGTGTTGGTGATGAAGTTCTGCCAAAAAGGGAAGTCTCTGAGGAAATGATGCAGGacaatgatgatggtgatgaggaAGATGCCACTGACAGCAGCTCCTATAAAAGTGCCCCATCACACCCTCTCACACCAGAGACACCAG ATGTTATTGACTTGAGAGATGATGATGAAGTCATGATTACAAACATCACTACCCTGAGCACAGCTAGACAAGCAAGATGGGGAAAAAAAG gaaagcCACTTGTTTCAGATCCGATAATAATTGATGATGAAACTGATGAGGATCagagtgatgatgatgacgatgatgatgatgatgattcttCTGATGATGAAGCTGAGAATGATTCTGATGAAACTGATGATGATGTAATGTGGATTGATAATCCAGAG CCAGTTCGCACCTTGGTGGAAGATATCACCTCAACATCTGTCAAAGAGGAAATGGAAAGCTTGTTCCAG GTCGGAGAGGGGTTTGCTCCAGGGGAGATGGTGTGGGCGCAGATTGATGGCTTAACTATGTGGCCTGGTCTGGTGCAGGAGTGGACTACAAAGAAGAAAGGCGTGTGTAAGATTGTGCGGTTTGGGGATAGCATGGTCTCCAAG ACCCAAGCGGAAAGTCTCCGGCCGTACTCTGCATTTTCACAGTGCTTCTGCACTAATTCCTTTGCTACTGTGACTACATACAAGGAGGCCGTCTTCCATTCTCTGCAG GTGGCTGCCAACCGCAGTGGAACAGTCTTTTCTCTTGATTCGGACTCTGACACTGAACTACTCTGTGTCCTGCTGGACTGGGCTTTCGGAGGCTTTAAACCTGCAGGCCCAAATGCGTTTAAACCACGAGCAAAATATAACGCTATGGCTTCATTAGAAAACG AGTGCAGGAAGTCTTTCAGTTGGAGCTCAAAAAAAGCCAAAGCAGAGACACGTGTGAGAAAAACTCAGCGTTGCTGGAAATCTCGGTATTTGTTCAGCTTGAAAGAGGTGTCCGTCTGTTTGGAGAACATATCCAAATCTGTGGACCTGCAGAATGGCTGGTTAGACCTGAGGGATAAAGAAGTTAGCAAAAAGTTGCGTTGGAAGGAGCATTCTTCACACACTGCACGCTCTGTGAAGTTGCCTCTACCTGACCGTCGGTCTGCTCCCAAAAAGCAAAAATATGTCCCCAAATACAAGGATCAGAACAAAGACCAAAACAAGAACCTATACCTCagagaacagaaaaataaagaatatagcAGAC aTGAAATGGTACACAAGGTGTTGGTTGAAGGGAGGAATATTGAAG ATTTCTGCCTTTCGTGTGGGACTGGACATGTTGAGGTCTTGCATCCACTGTTTGAAGGGAGTCTGTGTTTGAATTGCAAG AACAATTTCACAGAGACGCTGTATCGGTATGATGATGATGGCTACCAGTCGTACTGCACTGTTTGCTGTGCTGGATTGGAAGTAATTCTGTGTGGACATCATAGCTGCTGTCG CTCCTTTTGTCTAGATTGTGTGGATATCCTGGTGGGTAAAGGAACGTTTAACAAGCTGAAGGACTTGGACCCGTGGATCTGTTACCTGTGTGCACCAGAGAGCAGCTCTGGAGCTTTAAAACCTAGAAATGACTGGAGTATCCGTGTCCAGAGTTTCTTTGCTAACGACAGTGCCATGGCCTTC GAGCCACATCGCGTTTACCCATCGATCCCTGCTAACCTCCGTCGTCCAATCAGGGTCCTCTCATTATTTGATGGTATTTCCACAG GATATCTAGTACTGAGGGATCTGGGCTTTAAAGTGGAAAAGTATGTAGCATCAGAAGTAGATGATGAATCCATCGCTGTCTCCATCGTCAACCATGAAGGAAAAATCACTCAAGTGGATGATGTCCGAAGGATCACTAAACAGCAC ATTGATGAGTGGGGTCCATTTGATCTTCTCATTGGAGGAAGTCCGTGCAACGACTTGTCGATTGTAAACCCTGCCCGGAAAGGCTTGTTCG AGGGTACAGGAAGGCTTTTCTTCGACTACTATCGACTGCTGAACATGATGAAGCCGAAGGAGGATGACCCACGGCCTTTCTTCTGGCTGTTTGAGAACGTTGTGTTCATGAACACCAGAGACAAACTAGATATCTGCCGTTTCCTAGAG TGTAACCCAGTCCTTGTTGACGCTGTTAAAGTGAGCCCAGCTCACAGAGCCCGGTACTTCTGGGGGAACATCCCAGGAATGAACAG ACCAATTACTGCCTCTCAGAAAGACAAGCTCACTCTCCAGGAATGCTTGGAACCTGGGCGCACTGCCAAG tATGTCAAAATACGGACCATCACCACACGCACAAACTCCCTTAAGCAAGGGGCCAACGACAGGGATTTCCCCATCACTTCAAATGGAAAAGATGATGGCATATGGATCACAGAAATGGAGAA GATCTTTGGATTTCCCAAGCATTATACTGACGTAAAGAACATGGGCCGTTTGCAGAGGCAGAAGGTGTTGGGTAAATCCTGGAGTGTTCCAGTCATCAGACATCTCTTCGCTCCGCTGAAGGATTACTTTGCCTGTGATGAGGTCCTGTCAAAAAATGGGGAGCTTTAA